The Campylobacter sp. MG1 DNA segment GCTGTAATACCGCTAGAAAAAATAGATAAAATTAGCTTATCAATTTTTTTAGAATCTAAATCACCACTTAAATCCTCATTAAAAATAATATTATCTAATTCATCTTTTTCATAACTAAAGATTTTTACCCCATCAAATAAAAAAGCAAAAATTTTAAAACCTTTAAAACGGCTATCCTCTAAATAGTTTTGTGTTTGCTGTTGTGCTTTTTTTAATTCAGTTGGGTTTGATAAACGGTTGTATTGTTTATATTCAATAATAGTATTTCCATATTGAAAATCAGTTCTTCCAAATTCGTTTTTGCTTTCATGCGAGAACATTTCAAAATCATTAGAAATAAAACCAAGGTCTCTTAGCAAACTATTCAATTTATTTTCAAAGCAAAATCTAAAATCTTCTTCACTTTTTGTTTGTGAAAGTCTAGAATTTTTAGAACATAATGAAATCTTAAACTTATCATATGTCAATTTTTGCTCTTTATTTAATTTTGAAAAATCATACATTTTAATCCTTTTTCTATCATTGCATATTTTAAAACTATAGTTTATTTTAAAACACTTAGCTTAAATATTTATATAAACATAGCGATATTATATCATTTGTCATCATCTCCATTTAATACATGGTTAAAATAAGCTTCTACTCCCATTCTATGTAATTCTTGTTTTATAGATTCATCTTCAAAATCAAAAACTTCTTTAGGGAGTGAAAAATTTTCTAAAACATATTCTTTAATTTTATTGATTTTATTAAAACAGTCTTTATATATTGGATATAACACAACTGTTAATTCATCAATATTCAAATCATTCATAAGCCTAAAATCTGCATTATTTATGCGTATATCTTTTATCTTACCAAATAACTCACTTTTAAAATCATCAAAAGAAAGTTGATTTATATTTTCTATACAAATATCTTTAAAAATATCAAACATAAAATCAATATTAAAAGTGCTTTCTTTTTTCATTGATTTAAAACTTAAAGGATAGTGCATATTATTCATTATATGTTTTTGTAGATTGTTCATATTTGCTTTTTCTTTCAAACAATCACCTAGACAAATATCACTTTTGATTTCTCTAGCTGTCAATATATCAAAGATATAATCTACACGATATTTTTCACCTATATAATTATCATTTAAAACAAAAGCAATATGTAAAAAATCATATATTCCCACTACAATAAATGCTTTTTGCAAAACATCATCGCACACCAAATGTATTCTATGAGTTAAATAACCAGATTGAAAAGTATTTTGTTCTACTATATATGCTTTATCTATTAATTCATCGTGAAAACTAAGTTTATTTTTATCATAATCGCTTTTATTTTTGCATAAATTTATTATTTTGTTTTTTAGTTTTAAAAAATCACCATCAAATAAATTTTCTTTATTATTTAATCTACAAAAACATAGCGCTATTTTTAAATATCCTAAAATCAAATATGGAAAATCTATACACAAAGTATTAGAAATTGTCCTTGTATCTAATGTTGTATTTTCTATTTTAATTTTATATTTAGCTTTTGGATAGTATTTACTTGCAAGTTTTTTGAGTATTTTTAATAGTTTTTCATTATCGTTTTCGTTTCTTTTAGATACGATTTGTGATACACTAATTTTGTGGTTTTTAATATTTTCTAAATCAATTATTGGTTTTGAGTAATACTTAAAACCAGGATATAGTTGTATATCATCATCACCTATTTTAGCTTTTATATAAGAACTTTTTGTATTTCTATCTTTTAATGGATTTACCATAAAATCTATAAATTTAAAATTATTATAAAGATTAATATCTACGGTTTCTCCTAGAGTATTATTACAACTCTTACACATAATATTTTTTGATTTTAATTTCCCACCCAAAGAATTAGGAATAATATGTTCTAAAGAATCATTATCTTTATTCAATTCTGCATCACAAAAAACACATTTCATAACAACTCCTACATCAATATATTAAAATTCATTCACTCTAAAATAAATCAAACAACTACCCACCACGTTTTCCTAAGTAGATTTTGATTAGGGAGTTTATGTAGTTTTCTATGTCGTTTAATTTGTTGATTTTTGTTAAAAATGGCAGCATTTTTACTATGAGTTCGGTTGCGATTTTGTTTTTGATACTTTCATCAAATTCAGGCACATTAGAAAACTTGCCAAACTCACTATCAAGCAAGGCAATGATTTGCCCCACATCAGCCTTATCAAAATCCCTAGCAAGATTACGCTCAAGTGGGTCATCAGCCAAATCCTTTTTAAAATCCCTAGCCAAATCACAGCTAAGCTTGTAAAACTCGCTCTCACTAAGCCTTTTTGCTCTATAATCTTCCAAAATCTCCTCTATCCTTGCACTAAATCTTACAAAAATTTCAGGATTTATCACTTCGTATTTTTTCACTTCTTTTTCTAGTGCGTTTAGCTTTCCATGAGCCTTCACCTCATCGCTAAAATCACTCGCTACCCTTGAAAAATCATCGCTTAATATATCAAGCGATTCATTTAGCGTATAAATTTGCTCTACTTTTAAATGCTCATCTAGTAGCTTTTGCATACTTTGCTCGTATTCTTTTAGGCTAAAATCCTCAGCATAAAAGACCATAGCCGTTCGCCTTAGGCTTAAGTATTTTTTAAGGCTTTCCTTGATTTTCTCCCTTTCATCTTCGCTTAAACTAGCCCTTAACTTACGAGTATTTAGCACCACGCCCACAAGGTTGCTAAACCTTGCTAAAACCTTGCAAAACCTATCCCTAAATGATAAATCCTTTAAAACTTTTAGCTTTTTTACTTCATCATCAAGCCCTGCAAACATCTCATCAAGCACGGCTAGGCTCTCCCACATATCATTCAAAGAGCCATCTATTTTAAAAACCACTCCCACCAAATCACTCTCATCATACCCACTAAGCGCATCGTATCTACTAAGCGTGGTATCAAGCTCACTAAGAAGCCCTCTATAATCCACGATTATTCCCTCATCTTTGCCTTCTTTTAGCCTATTTACCCTTGCTATGGCTTGAAGTAAGTTGTGTTCTTTTAGGTTTTTATCTATATAAAGTTTTTTAGCACACGGAGCGTCAAAGCCCGTAAGTAGCTTATCCACAACGATTAGCAAATCCACTTTCCTATCCTTAAAATCACTCTTGCACTGCTCTTCATACTCTACGTGATTTAGCTTTGCATACTCATCGCTTACCCACTTTTCTTGCTCGCCTTCGTTTTCTTCTCTTGCGTTTGTAGATATCACGACCCTAACTTCTAAATCCCCAAGCTCTTTAAAGACTTTATAATATTTCATCGCCTCAAACTTAGAATTAGTAGCTAACATAGCGTTAAATGGCGTATTTTTAAGGCTTTGTTTGAAGTCTTCGTTTATATCAAGTGCGATGTATTCAAGCCTAGAAATTGAAGTATGAAGCTTTTTAATCTTTGAGCATTTTTGCTTGATTTGCTCTTTTTGCTCGTTACTAAGCCCAAGTGTTAGCTCATCAAATCTTTTTTCTAGCTCGTCTTTATTGCTAAGACCAAGCTCTATCATTTTGTTTTCATACAAAAGTGGCAAGGTAGCTCCATCTTCTACTGCTTCGCCGATATTGTAAGTATGCAAAAGTCCGCCGTATTTTGCTATGCTTGATTTTTCTTTAGATAAAAGCGGCGTTCCTGTAAATGCTATGATGTAGGCATTTTCGCCTAAGTTATCAAGCATTTGCATATGAAGTTCTCCATTTTGGCTTCTGTGTGCTTCATCTATTAGGATAAATCTTGTTCTATTTTTTATGTCTTTTAAATCGCTAAATTTAAAAATCGTAGTCGTGATAAGCCCCACTCCATCATCGTTTAAAAGCTCGTTTAAATGGCTTGTGTTTTTGGCGTGGTGCAAGGTGTCAAGGTTTGCCGTACCGTTTATGGTCGCAAAGATTTGCTCATCTAGTTCTATCCTATCTGTGATGATGATTTTTTGGGCGGTGCTATTGAGTCTAGCTAGGATATTTACTAGCATTAGCATTGTGTAGCTTTTGCCGCTGCCTTGAGTGTGCCATACTAGACCGCCGTGCTTATCTTTGATAGCTTTTATCACTTCTTTTATGCCAAAGTATTGCTGATAACGGCTTGCGATTTTGTTAGTTTTGTCTTTAGACTTGCTAAAAAATATAAAATCACTTATAAACTCAAGCAAATTTCTAGGCTTTAAGATATTGTTACAAAGCACTTTTACGCTATCATCGCTGCTTTTATCCTTAAAGACATTGTAAAATTTGCTAGGCGTTAGCGTTGTGCCGTATTTAGTGATAGTGCCACAACTTGCAACGCAAAGCTGAATGAACTTATAAAAGTTTTCAATCCTATCTGGGTGCTGGTGGTTTAGGAGTTGGTTTATCGCTTCATTTACCCCAACGCACGAGTTTTTAAGCTCAATACTAACAAGCGGGATACCATTTACAAACAACACCAAATCAATCCTGGTGCTTTTCTTTTGCTCGTTTTTGGCGTTTGTAAGGCTAAATTCTTCTGTAATTATGAATGAGTTTTTAGACGGATTTTCGTAATCTATGTAGTTTATGTGCCTTGAAGGTTTGCCTTTTTGCTCTAAGCCTTCGCCAAGTAAAATAAGCTTTGTGATGGTTTCGTTAGCTGTGATTAGGCTAGTAACTGGAACTTTTAGCTTGTTTATCATTATGATGAGTTCATCATCATTTAGCTGATAATTTGTCCTTAAAAACTCCTTAAGCTTAGCTAAAAGCAAAGGCTCGTTAAAGTCGTTTTGCCTAAGCTCGTTGCATTCTTTTTCACTTAGATACTGCCAGCCCAAATCCTTTAAAGTGTCTATAAAATACGCTTTTACATTGCTTTCTATACTAAAATCCATCGCTATGCCTTTGAAATTTTAAATACATTTTAAACAACTTGCATTAATTTAGGCTAAATGCAAAAGCCCTTGCGTAGCAGGAATTTATTTCGTGTATTTTTCGGAATTTAAATTCGGAATTTAATTTGTGTATTTTTTAGAATTTATTTTTGTATTTTGGTGGAATTTTATATCGTATTTTATGATTTAAAGCTTGGAATTTATTTGCGTATTTGGAATTTGAATTCGGAATTTCGTTTATTTATAAATGCCCTTAAATAGCCTTTCAAAGCCACAAACAAAATTCCAATTTTAAATTCCTTTTTTTGAAGTAAATTTCTTTTGTTTTGCTAAGTTTTAAATTCCATAAAGAAAATCACGGCTTTAAAGTATTTATAATTTTAGTAATTTTGAGTGATGATTTTAAAAAAACTATACTATATCAACTTTAAATAACCAATTTAAAAAATCGCCATCATTAATTAAACTTAAGTAAATAAATTCCATTATTTCATTATCTTCATTAAAAAATTCATCTCGCAAATAACTAAAAGAAAATGATTTCATTTCTTTATATAGTTGCACTTGAATATAAAGTAAATTATCACTATTTAATTTA contains these protein-coding regions:
- a CDS encoding HNH endonuclease encodes the protein MKCVFCDAELNKDNDSLEHIIPNSLGGKLKSKNIMCKSCNNTLGETVDINLYNNFKFIDFMVNPLKDRNTKSSYIKAKIGDDDIQLYPGFKYYSKPIIDLENIKNHKISVSQIVSKRNENDNEKLLKILKKLASKYYPKAKYKIKIENTTLDTRTISNTLCIDFPYLILGYLKIALCFCRLNNKENLFDGDFLKLKNKIINLCKNKSDYDKNKLSFHDELIDKAYIVEQNTFQSGYLTHRIHLVCDDVLQKAFIVVGIYDFLHIAFVLNDNYIGEKYRVDYIFDILTAREIKSDICLGDCLKEKANMNNLQKHIMNNMHYPLSFKSMKKESTFNIDFMFDIFKDICIENINQLSFDDFKSELFGKIKDIRINNADFRLMNDLNIDELTVVLYPIYKDCFNKINKIKEYVLENFSLPKEVFDFEDESIKQELHRMGVEAYFNHVLNGDDDK
- a CDS encoding type I restriction endonuclease subunit R → MDFSIESNVKAYFIDTLKDLGWQYLSEKECNELRQNDFNEPLLLAKLKEFLRTNYQLNDDELIIMINKLKVPVTSLITANETITKLILLGEGLEQKGKPSRHINYIDYENPSKNSFIITEEFSLTNAKNEQKKSTRIDLVLFVNGIPLVSIELKNSCVGVNEAINQLLNHQHPDRIENFYKFIQLCVASCGTITKYGTTLTPSKFYNVFKDKSSDDSVKVLCNNILKPRNLLEFISDFIFFSKSKDKTNKIASRYQQYFGIKEVIKAIKDKHGGLVWHTQGSGKSYTMLMLVNILARLNSTAQKIIITDRIELDEQIFATINGTANLDTLHHAKNTSHLNELLNDDGVGLITTTIFKFSDLKDIKNRTRFILIDEAHRSQNGELHMQMLDNLGENAYIIAFTGTPLLSKEKSSIAKYGGLLHTYNIGEAVEDGATLPLLYENKMIELGLSNKDELEKRFDELTLGLSNEQKEQIKQKCSKIKKLHTSISRLEYIALDINEDFKQSLKNTPFNAMLATNSKFEAMKYYKVFKELGDLEVRVVISTNAREENEGEQEKWVSDEYAKLNHVEYEEQCKSDFKDRKVDLLIVVDKLLTGFDAPCAKKLYIDKNLKEHNLLQAIARVNRLKEGKDEGIIVDYRGLLSELDTTLSRYDALSGYDESDLVGVVFKIDGSLNDMWESLAVLDEMFAGLDDEVKKLKVLKDLSFRDRFCKVLARFSNLVGVVLNTRKLRASLSEDEREKIKESLKKYLSLRRTAMVFYAEDFSLKEYEQSMQKLLDEHLKVEQIYTLNESLDILSDDFSRVASDFSDEVKAHGKLNALEKEVKKYEVINPEIFVRFSARIEEILEDYRAKRLSESEFYKLSCDLARDFKKDLADDPLERNLARDFDKADVGQIIALLDSEFGKFSNVPEFDESIKNKIATELIVKMLPFLTKINKLNDIENYINSLIKIYLGKRGG